The genomic window CCGTTATCAGCAAAAAGTTCTATAGATGCTACATCCAGGATCAAGCTAATATTGATTTTCTTATCGGCCAGTAACCTGGGTGCACTATGTTTTTTGGCAAATCCTTTTTCAAATGATGTTTCACCAGATAGTGTCCGGTCAATAAAGTAACTGTTGTTCTTTTTGTCGTAGCCTATAATCAGCTTTTGACCGCTAACGTTCGATAATATAATATTAAGGTCGTTGGCATTTTCAAGGCTAAGATCAAGTTTGAACTTTCCGTCCAGCGGCTTGGCATATGCAGAAAGGTCAATCTCCTTATCAATAGTAACAGGTCCTTTCTTATAAACAGGCTTTAATGATGACGAAATTTCCTTTACAGGTAACGAACCAAGATAATAATCTCCATCTACACTTGCGAGCGATAAATCTCTGGCGATTGTCATAGCACCGCGCCAGGCCTTGGTAGGCACCTGGTTGGCATACTGCCAGTTATTCATCCAGCCAAGAAATATCTTCCTGTCGCCGGTGTTAGACCAGGTAACCCCTGCATAATTATCGGTTCCATAATCTACCCATTTCTCTTTTGTAGAATTTGGCACGAATTTATTCCCGTCAAAGTTCCCTGTAAAATACTGCGTTGCAGAACCTCCGTTAGGGCCTCCGGGATTTATGCTTACTAAAAGCACCCATACCGTTTTACCATTGCTTTTGAGTGGGAATAGATCAGGGCATTCCCAAACCCCACCATGGGCGCCCAGGTTGGCTCCAAAATCACTTTCGCGTTTCCAGGCTTTAAGATCTGGGGAGGAATAGAAAGTAATCCTGTCCTTTGTAGCTAAGGTCATGATCCATTTTTTGCCTTGTTCATACCACATCACCTTTGGATCCCTGAAATCGCTGATCCCAGGGTTTGGGAGCACAGGATTACCCTTATATTTAGTCCACGTTTTGCCCTCATCATTACTATAAGCAATACTCTGGTATTGGTGCAGGCCAGTCTTAACCTCTTCGATTTTTTGGTTATGGTGCGTAAATATTGCAACCATAGCGTTTTTACCAAATCCTGCGGTATTGTCTTTATCGATTACGATACTTCCCGAAAAAATAGTGCCCAGGCTATCAGGATAAAGTGCTATCGGCTTTTCCTCCCAGTGAAGGAAATCTTGGGTTGTAGCATGTCCCCAGTGCATGGGCCCCCAGGTTGTACCTCCGGGATGATACTGAAAGAAAAGATGGTAAACACCATTAGAATACACCATTCCGTTAGGATCATTCATCCAATGTGCCTTTGGTGAGAAATGGAAAGCTGGCCTGTATTTTTCGCCTCCTGTAGATTGGGCTTTAGAACCGACAGAAAATAGGCAAAAAAGCAAAAAGAATATCGATCTTATAAATTTGTTTTTCATGTTATATTTTTTTAAAATTTAAACAAATATCCAGGGAAGGCTCCCTGGACATTAGAAATATTACCATCCGTTGTTTTGTTTATACACCCCGCTACTAAAGTTAATCTGATTTAATGGAATTGGGAAATATTCATCCCTCCCTGCCGTAAACCTGGCATCTGAGAGATGGGCAACCCTTGATTTTTCGACCGTAAAATAAGCGTTCATAGTCTGCGCAGCAACCCCCCACCTCACCAAATCAAAAAAGTGATAACCTTCTGTAGCGAATTCAAGTCTTCTTTCAAATCTTAAGGCCTGTCTTGCAAAATCCTGGGTCCAGGTACAATTTACCCCAGGTTGATAGAGTTGAACATTATAGTTTGAAGTTGGGTTTCCGGCAGCATTTTTCAATAGGTTACGACTTAGGTTTGCACGGTTTCTAACCTGATTGATCAGCGGAACAGCTTCCAATGGCCGCCCCAGCTCTATCAGCGCTTCTGCTTTCCAAAGCAACACATCTGAGTAGCGGATGATCTCCCAGTTTTTCGAACTTCCGATAAATGGTGGTACTTTCTGAAAAGAAGCGTCATCGGGAAGTACTGCTTCTTTCATACTGGCAAACGCATCATAAATAGCTGGTGCTCTTGACCACGAGCGCTGGAATACAAATGCTGGCTTATATTTAAAAGGTGCACCTGGTTTGGCCACGGTATGATCAAGTCGTGGATCGAATGAACTGCTCTGAAAGTCGAGAGAAGCTGCCGCATCTGTATTGTTGTAGGTGGAAAAAAGAGGCAATCCGTCGGTTCCTGTTTTAAAAGCATTGATCAGGTCATGGCTGGGCACATTAAAACCGCAGCATCCATACTCCTGATTCATCGGATAGTTAAGCGCATGCCCATAATCCAGCCTCCCCTTTGGCGTACCATCATCTTTTGAATACTGGATGGCAAAAACAGATTCCGGGCCGTTATCAGAAGCAGCTAAAAAGTTGCTGGCATAATCAGTGCTCAAGCTGAATTTGCCCGATGCGATGATCTCGTCACATAATGTGTTTATTTCATTTAATTTAGCAGCATCAATACCGCTTACCGCGTTATTTTCGCTTTGGGTATAGGCCTGGTACAACAGCACTTTGGCCAGATATGCTTTTGCCACATTTTTGTTTACCCTGCCCTTATCGTTCTGATCTATCGGCAGCGCTGTAACGGCCGCTCTAAAATCATCTGCAATCTTCGTCCAAAGCGCATCGTTACTCAAGGCCTTGTTGGAAATGGACGGATAGTCGGCCTTTGCCATATTCTCATCGATAAAGGGAACATATTTGAAAAGAATCTTTAGCAGAAAATAAAAATGCCCTCTCAAAAAGCGAAGTTCTCCCTGGCGTTGAACCTTGTTTGGATATTCAGTGGCAGACATGGCATCAACTCTTCTCAACGCATCATTAGCTCGACCGACACCAACATACAGCCTGGACCATAATTGATCGATAAGCCCATTATCAGGCCTGTTAAGGGAAAATGTTTCAAACAAATGGAACTCTGACAGGTCGCCGGGGCCATCCCCTCCTTTATACGTGTCTCCTCCACGAACACTTCCATACGGCCACATACTGGAATATGGCGAAGTATAGTGATCATTTCCAAGTGCAGAATAAGCTGCAATAACCATTTTATCAATATTCTCGGGAGTATTCAGATCATCGCCGGAAACTACGCCCTGTGCTGGCTCATCAAGGGCTTTTTCGCATGAGAAGAATAGGGTAGCGAAGAATGCCAGTGTATATATTAATTTTTTCATCTTTTGATATATCTAATTTTACAATGTAATATTTACCCCAAGGGTACCAACAACCGGCACAGGAAATCCATAATTGGGAATCTCAGGATCAGTACCCGTAAAAGATTTGCTCTTTATGGTAAACAGGTTACTGCCCTGAACGAATATCCTGAAGTTCTGTATTTTCATATTCAGTGCCTTTTTAAGATTATAACCAACCTGCAGGTTGCGCAGCTTGAGATAAGATCCGTTTTCAATAAAGTAAGTAGAGAATCTTCCTTCATTATTGCGGTCTACAAGAGTGAGCGCTGGAATGGTAGAAGCTGGATTTGAAGGGCTCCACGCATCAAGCGTCCTGCTGCCCCAGTTCGTACCTGTCCAAAGCGAAGAAAAATCGGTATAGGTTTTAAAATCATTCACCACGTCCACATTGATGGCCTGCAGGAAAAAACTCATATCGAAGTTTTTATAACTAAGGGAAACATTCAGTCCATAAGTGAACTTAGGACTATTGTCCCCTATAAAGTCGCGGTCCAGATCGTTAATCACTCCATCATTGTTTAAATCTTTATATTTAATCCTGCCTAATCCTTTTCCAGGCTGGCTGGCATAAGCATCCACTTCTGCCTGCGAAGTAAAGAGGCCATCGGCAACATATCCAAAGTAGGAGTTTATGGGCCTTCCGAGTACGTTTTTATCCGTACCATTGCCGGGATAGGAAGCAAGTACATCTTTAGGCAGATAAGTCACCTTGTTCCTGTAGAGCGAAAAGTTACCCGTCAGACTGAAGCTAAAATCATCACCAATCTTATCTTCATAGGTAAGAATCGCATCAAGCCCTTTGTTCTGGAGGGAAGCCCCATTACTGTACCTGTTTCCTCCATCTCCAAGTACAGCCAGGTAAGCAGGACTGATTAGAATATCTGAGGTTTTCTTAATAAAATAATCAACAGAACCGGTAAGCTTATTGTTCCATAAACCAAAGTCTAAACCAAAATTCGACTCTCTTAGCGATTCCCATTTCAGGTTGTCGTTGCCCTGTTGGATAAAGGCAAAGCCAGAAGGCAGCTGACCTGTGCCTCCACCTGTGATATCATATGCGGTACCCTTATCAAAGTCCCATGTCGGGTCTGTCCCGTAAATAGCAGAGTATAGCGAGCTGGTAGCATTGTTGGGGATTTCCTGGTTACCAGACCGGCCCCAGCCGTACCGAAGCTTCAGATCAGAAAACAGCCCCAGATCCTTTATAAACTTTTCTTCGCTCATCCTCCAACCAAGTGAGAAAGCAGGGAAAGTACCGTATCGGTTATCTTTACCAAAACGCGAAGAGCCGTCTCTCCTTAAGGTTACAGAAGCAATATAACGATCGTTGTAGCTGTAATTGACCTTACCGAAGTAAGACAGCAGTTTGTTTCCTGCCCCACTTCCCCCGTTGAGGGTATTTGTGCTACCTACGTTAAGGTAGGCATAATCAATATTTTCCAGCGCAAGCCCTTGTCTGCTTGCAGAAAACTCCTGACTGATGTTCTTTATGTATTCCTGACCGGCAAGTATTTCCAGGTTATGTTTTTCCCTGGTGATCTTATAGTTAAGGGTATTCTGCCAGATGATATTACCCTGATAGGTCTGTGAATTGCTCACCTGGTTTGCAGGATCTGCCAAAAAGCCCGAAACATATGATTTCTTTAACAGGCGCTGATAGCTCCCATTATAGTCTACACCGAAATTTGTCCTGAAGTTCAGCCCGGGAACGATCTGGTAATCCGCGTACGCATTTCCGAAAAACCTGTAGAAATTGTAGGTGTTTTGCTTATTGTCCTCTATTAACCTAACCGGGTTTTGCCTATCGGTCATTCCTGCTGCAGGGCCTCCCCATCCTCCGCTTGTGGTATATACCGGCACAATAGGTTGCTGTACGAGCGAGGCAAAAAGGATATCGCTTGTCGGGATCTGGGCATTCTTAATGTAGCTTGCTGAAAAATTCTCCCCAATCTTTAATTTGCCGTCGAGATAATTATAATCAGAATTGAATCTTGCCGTATATTTCCGGCTTCTTGACTCCTTTACGATACCCTTATTATCATAATAACCAACCGAAAAAAGACTGTTTCCCCGTTCACCGCCATTGGAAAGAGCTGCATCATACGATTGGATAATCGAATTTTGTGCAATCTCATCAAACCAGTAGGTATCTGCAGGCTTCATGGTCTTCGCCGCATCGATGTATTCCGGAAAGATCACACGGTTGAGTACCGGGTTGTTAATATTATTGTTCCAGTCATACTGATAAATCTGGTTATTATTAGGGTTGGCTTTATCGTTTACCGCCGCCTGCCAGTAGGCACGGCCTCTTTCCTCGGCATTAAGCGTTTTAAGTTTGGTGGCGTAATTCTGAATGGATGTAGAGGCATTGAAGTCAATCTTTGAATAGCCTTTTTTGGCTTTTTTTGTAGTGATGATGATTACCCCATTCGCTGCACGTGAACCATAAATAGTAGCCGATGATGCATCTTTAAGCACCTGAATGGATTCAATGTCGTTCTGGTTTAACTGTTCCAAGCCGTTTTTGGTTGGAACTCCATCGATAACATAAAGCGGGTCGTTATTGCCCAGGGTTCCAATGCCGCGGATTCTTACTGTTGCCTGACCGGTTGGAGAACCGTCGGTGGTAATCAGTACCCCTGGTACCCTTCCCTGAAGAGACTTTACAGCATTACCAGAAGGGATATCCCTGATCTTTGAAACATCAACTACATTGACCGCTCCGGTGATGTCTTTCTTGCGTTCCTTTTGGTAACCCGTAACTACGACCTCGTTGAGCTTATTGATAGCGATGTCGAGTTTGACCTTAAGATTGGCCGATTCTGCGGTAATCGGAATGGTTAATGGTTCAGCTCCAATATAAATGAACCTAAGCGACTGACCGGCAGAAGCTTCAATTTTAAAACTGCCATTAGCATCTGTGGTTACCGTTTTTTGGGTACCTACGATCACTATGGTTACAGCCTCCAGAGGGATGGACTCATTGTCGGTGACAACGCCACTGATTACCCTGGTCTGGCCAAATGCCAGGCCCATTACCATACAGGCAAAAAGCCAGGTAAGGAAAATTTTTCTCATAAAAATTCAGATTTGGTTAGTATTTATTAATGTTCAGTTAAAATATTTCGTCAATAAACTTTTTGTATTCTTCAATCTCATATTCCGGACAGCCCCCCTTTTTGGTGGCAATAAAAGCGCCCATTCCGATCGCATTTTTTATAATGGTTTTTGGTGCCAGCCCCAATTGATGATTGGCAATGAAGGCTGCCAGAAATGAATCTCCACTCCCAATGGTATCGTTAACCTTTACTTCAGATCCCCAGGCATGGTAGGATTGATCCATTCTATAATAGGAAGCCCCAAATTCGCCTTTGGTTACGATTACCTCCGGAACACTGAAGCGTTCTTGTATAAAACGGACCTGCTCTCTCTCATTTATGAACCTTCCCCCGAAAAGGATCTGCGCCATATGTAGCTCCGACTCATTAAATTTTATGATATCCGCCCGTTCCATCAGATTTGCCAAAAGGCTCTTATCAAAGAAAGGAGGGCGGAGATTGATGTCAAATACCTTTATCGCATCGCTTTCCAGAAATTTGAACAGCGTTTCCCTGGAAAGCGTATTTCTGGAAGCCAGGCTTCCGTATACAAAATATGTGGATGATTTCAGTGCGCTATCGATCATGGACTGGTGATCGATAAAATCCCATGCCACGGGAAACACGATTTCATAGGAAACCTCATTTCTGCTGCCCACACGGGCAATCACTTCACTGGTAGGGTGGATCGTATCGCGTTGAAGGAGGCTTTTGTTAATTTGCCAGCCATCAAGCAAACGTTCCAGTTTCACTCCGTTTTCATCATCTCCGATTTTACTGATGATACTACTGGACAGTCCAAGCTTATTGAGGTGATAGGCAACATTTAGCGGTGCACCACCTGGCATGCGCCCATCAGGCAGCACATCCCATAATATTTCGCCAAAGCATATAGCAGGTGTGATCATATTCTTGTCTTTCTTTTTTATTTAGTGCATTACAATTCCGGTCTCTATCTGCTCCAGAGATTTCCCCTTTGTCTCAGGCATCATCTTCCAAACGAATACCAGCTGCAATACCATCATGGCACAGAAAAAGAAAAATATGTTTGCACCTCCAAATGACTCTGCCAGATAGGGAAAGCAGAATGCAATTAGTGCTGCCATAACCCAATGGGTAGAACTGCCGAGTGTTTGCCCCTTTGCTCTGACCTGATTTGGAAAGATCTCGGAAATGAATACCCAGATTACTGCCCCCTGCGAAAAAGCAAAGAAAGCAATGAAGAGCATTACGTAAATCGGGATCTCAAACCCGCTTGATGAACCACCCAGAAATGCAACTGCAACAAGTCCAAGAGAAATAATCAGTCCGAAAGAACCAATCAGCATCAGTGTTTTTCTCCCAACTTTATCTATAATATTGATCGCAAGAAGCGTAAATATAAAATTGACCATTCCGATACCGACAGTTGATAAAAGGGAAGAATGCGCACCAAGCCCTGCCATTTCAAAAATTCTGGGTGCATAATAGATAATGGCATTTATGCCAGATACCTGATTGAAGAAGGCAAACAGCACGGCCAGGATAACAGGCCTGTTGTATTTTCCTGAAAAAAGTCCATCAGAAGATTTATCCTGTTGCATATCCTGTCCGGATTTCTGTATAGCGGCGAGCTCATCATCGCAGTTTAACGGATTTATGATGCGCAGGATTTCCAATGCTTTATCATACGCACCACGCTTAAGTATAAGCCATCTTGGACTTTCGGGAATAAAGTAGATCAGCACAAGGAATATTATGGATGGAAATGCCTGAACACCAAGCATCCATCTCCAGGATGCCTCTCCTCCCTGGCTTAGCAAATAGTTTGAAAGATAGGATATCAATATTCCCAGTACCACATTGAACTGGAAAAGCCCTACAAGCCGACCCCTTCTATGTGCCGGAGATACCTCTGAAATATAAATGGGTGCAGTAACAGAAGATATCCCCACACCTAAACCACCCAAAAAGCGGAATGCTAGAAAGATATACCAATTATCTGCCAGTGCGGTACCAAGAGAGGAAAGTAAGTATGCCGCAGCTACGAAATAAAGTGTATTTTTTCTTCCGAAATAATCAGATGGCCGGGATCCTACCAGGGAGCCAATTACTGTACCGATAAGTGCAATAGATATGGTAAGTCCATGCGAAAATGCTGAAAGGTTCCAAAACTGTTGAATGGATTTTTCAGCACCTGATATAACGGCTGTATCGAATCCAAACAGAAAGCCGCCTAGGGCTACGACCATGGACCAAGCCAGGACGGAATGTTTTTTCATAAGGGTTTATTTATTGGTTAAGGATTGCAAGTTGGTCAAAAACAGGAAGGGAGGATAACAAATCTGTTCCAAAAAAATACAATCTTGACACACCATACAAAACGCTGATTATCAAATAATTAAAATTTATTATTTTTACCTGATGTGATGTGGTTACACTTTTGAAACATCAATATTAAGGTTTTGATGCATCTGTACCTTTCATCCTCCCACCCGCAGCCGAGCGCCAATTCCTTAAAGTTTCAAATTTGATTATCTTTAGCATTATTTCTTACAAACAGGATCCTAACCAGATACAACCGGTGCCAGACACTGCCCTTATTAAAATGATAGATATGACCGCAAGACTTCACTTCCTTCATAGGATACTTATACTGGTCACCCTAACAGCTATTCTTTGTGGCTGTAGCGACAAGAAAAAGGAAGCAAAATACGTTATAGGCTTTTCACAATGCGTTGGCTCGGACCTGTGGCGGAAAACCATGCTGGAAGAGATGAAAATGGAGCTTTCGCTGCATCCTGGTGCTACATTGGTATATAGAGATGCAAACAACAGCAATAGCAAACAAATCTCACAAGTCGGGGAACTATTAAAAATGAATATTGACCTGTTGATTATATCTCCTAACGAAGCCAGGCCGCTCACTCCAATCGTAGAACAGGCTTATAATAGTGGTATCCCTGTGGTTATTATCGATAGGAAAACATCATCTTCGGCTTATACGGCTTATGTAGGTGCAGACAATTATCAGATTGGCAAGATGGCTGGGCAGTATGTATCCGGTCTGCTCAAAGGGAAAGGAAATATTCTGGAAATCATGGGACTTCCCGGCTCCTCTCCCACAATAGAGCGCCAGAGAGGATTTGCCGAAGGACTCCAAAAATCCGCTAATATTAGAATTTCGAATCAGATCTATGGCGATTGGTTAAAATCGCACGCTATTGATGAACTGCTGAAAATGAAGGAGGCATTGCGTAGCACAGACCTAATTTTTGCGCACAATGACCAGATGGCCTCAGCAGCCAGGGAAGCGTTGGATAAACTCGGAATAAAAAAGAAGGTGACCATTATTGGAATAGATGCACTACCCGGACAAGGAGGCGGCCTCCTGATGATTGATGGCAAAGTAATAGATGCCAGCATGCTTTATCCAACGGGAGGCAAAGAGGCAATTTCGACAGCATTCCGTATCCTTGGAAAAGAATCCATCCTCAAAGAAAATATCCTTCAGTCTGTGGTCATAGATTCATCGAATGTTCAGCTTATGAAACTGCAGTGGAGCAAATTTAGCAGCCAGCAGAGAGATATCGAACGGCAGCAATCGCTCCTGGCTGAACAACGTTCTTTGTTTGACAACCAACAGCTTACATTAAACATCACCGTGGTTACCCTGGTGCTCTCTGTGGTTTTCGGAGGACTGGCTTTTTTCTCCCTACTGGAAAACAGGAAAATCAACAAAAGCCTGGAGGCGAATAACCTGGAAATTCTTAACCAGCGCAATAAACTTATTGAGATGTCTGAAAAGGCTAAAGAGGCGACAGAGGCCAAACTGAACTTCTTCACCAATATATCTCATGAATTCCGCACTCCACTTACCTTGATACTCTCTCCCCTGGAAGATCTGCTTAATAATGAAAAAATTAACGCGCTTGCAGGAAAAAACCTGAAACTGATCAATAAAAATGTTTTTCGCCTGCTGCGCCTGATCAACCAGCTCATTGAGTACAGGAAGATTGAGTATGGTAAGATGCGCATAAGATCAACATCGAACAATATTATAGATTTCATTGCAGACATCATTGAGACCTTTCAGCTCGCTGCAAAAAAACAGAACATAGACCTCAGACTTTTCACTAAAGAATCGGATATAACAGTATGGTTTGACGTGAACATGTTTGATAAGGTAATTTTTAACCTGATATCTAACGCATTAAAATTTACGCCAGCCAATGGAACGGTTCACGTTACAGTGAGTAAAGACGATGCTCATATCTATATCAATAGTGGAGGACAATGGACCTGGAATGGATCAGGAAGAAATCCTCCATATATTTGAACATTTTTATCAAGCAGACTCGAATGCTAGAAAAGGATCTGGATTGGGCCTTTCTCTTTCGAAAGAACTGATGAATCTTTTACATGGAGACCTAACCGTAGAAAGCCGGAAATGGCAGGGTACTATCTTTACCGTCACCCTCCCCCTTGGATCATCACACCTTCGGGAAGAAGAGAAGCATACCCAACAAGCGGAAAGAGAAGAACTTTATGAAAATGCGAAAATCTATACGAGCGAACTAGAGCATCTCAAGAGAGAAAAGAACCATGATTTGTTGCGTGAATTAAAGGAACGGTCGGTATTAATAATTGAAGACAATGCAGACCTTCTGCACTATCTGGCTGAGAAACTTGATGAGGAATACGAGGTATTTATTGCAAATACGGGAGAGAGCGGGATCACTTCTGCCTACGAGCAGGTACCAGATCTGATCATCTGCGATGTGGTACTGCCAGATCTTTCCGGAAAGAAAATTACAGAGAAGCTCAAATCCGACATCCGTACATCCCATATCCCCATCATCCTGCTCACCGCACAGGGCAGTGTAGAACAGCAGATCAATGGCTTCGAGAGTATGGCAGATGCCTATATCGTAAAACCTTTCAATTATGAATATTTACTGGCGACTGTGCGGAACCTGATGAAAAACAGACTCCTGCTAAAGTCTCATTACACAAGCGACATCAGTTCTGGAAACAGGCAACCTATTTCAAAAAGTCTGGATAAAAAATTTGTAAATGATTTTTCAGGTCTCGTAGAGCAGAACCTAAGCAATGAAAACTTCAGTGTAGAGGAGATTAGTAAAGCCCTGGGGGTTTCAAGGGTGCAGCTATACAGAAAAGTAAAGGCCTTGCTGGATTGCAGTGTAACCGACTACATCATAAACAGAAGGCTAAAAAAGGCAAAATTTCTATTGATCAATGAAAGGTATACAATCGCAGAAATCACCTATATGGTCGGATTCTCCTCACCAAATTACTTTTCGACGGTATTCAAATCGAAATATGGCATGAGGCCAAGTGAGTTTAAGAGAAACCAATTCCCAACCCAATAGCCAAACGAGAAAATGAGTTCCATTTCACCTGCAGACTTAGCGCCTGTTTTAATTTATTAAAAATTATTAGTACGTCAGTCTGTCCAAAGGACTCCTGTGGAGAACGTAGTCGAAGATCCGTTTTTCGATAATTAAAAGTACTTCGACTCCGCTACCATTGACAGATTCAAAAGAAAGGTCGTCATTGCGAGGAGGAACGACGAAGCAATCTTTCTTGCTAGTGATCCCTTCGATAAAGATTGCTTCGTCGGCTGAAAAAGCCTTCTCGCAATGACGATTCCCCGCAGCTTACAATACGCTAAAAATCCTTATATCATTTATATTGAGTTTTATACAATAAATTACCCTCAGGGTGACAAAAACGTTAGATAAGTAAAATAATTGTATCAAACTTTAAATTGGCTCTTAAACTATTTTAATTATAAACCATTAGTTCCCGATCGAACATAAACTGAAAATACTGTCTTTATTTTACCGTCCAATACGGCGAATCTGTTCTGGCGGTTAAAAGATAATCCTCAATTTTCTTTACAATATCAGGATGGGCAGCAGCCACATCATTGGTTTCGCCAATATCCGTTTTAATGTCGTAAAGTTCGAGTTTATGATGTCTTCTCACCCCTTTCCACCGACCATAACGCACGCCCTGCTCAAAGCCCAATTCAAAAAATTCCCAATATAGAAAGCGGTCGGTTTTAACCTTATCACCCTTGATAACCGGGTATATACTAGCACCGTCTGTACGAAATCCAGTAGTTTTACCGGCAATCTCTCCAAAAGTGGGCATAATGTCGGGGAAATAGCCCGGCACATCGCTCGTTTTCGGCGCATTTTTAATAAAGGGCGCCCATGCAATAAATGGAATCCTGATCCCTCCATCGTACATATCCCTTTTGTACCCTTTAAGTTTACCGTTCGAGTCAAAGAATTCGGATACCGCTTTCAGCTGACTGGTCGGCTCCGACCTTGGGCCGTTATCTGATGCAAAGAATACAATCGTATTCTCAGACAGGCCACTTTTGATCAGGTAATCTTTTATTTTACCTACCGACTGGTCTAAATAGTACACCATAGCTGCATAAGTCTTCATATCTTCCGGCCAGTTTTTATTCTTATAGATGGCCTGGTCCGGAACATCCAGCGGTGAATGCGGATTATTAAAGTTCAGCATTAAAAAGAAAGGCTTTTTGTTATCTTTTTGGCTTTTCAGGTAAGCCAGTGCTTCATCTGTACAGATATTGGTTTCATAATAGCCCTTTTTTGCATTCGTATTAGGTTCAACTGTTACGAGTTTTCCATTAATGTAACGGTGATCAGGCCAATAGGTGCTTGCGTAAGTTGAGGGAATATTGATCAGCCATCCCGAAAATTTGTCGAAGCCCCTTTGTAAAGGTGTAGCGAGCGAATCATATCCATCCACATGCCATTTTCCAACCAGCGAAGTATTATATCCTGCATCCTGCATCAGGTTTCCTATCGTGTAATCATCCTTGGTAAGATTGGCCCGGTACACC from Flavobacterium sp. W4I14 includes these protein-coding regions:
- a CDS encoding AraC-like DNA-binding protein/CheY-like chemotaxis protein (product_source=COG2207/COG0784; cath_funfam=1.10.10.60,3.40.50.2300; cog=COG0784,COG2207; pfam=PF00072,PF02518,PF12833; smart=SM00342,SM00448; superfamily=46689,46785,52172), whose amino-acid sequence is MEDNGPGMDQEEILHIFEHFYQADSNARKGSGLGLSLSKELMNLLHGDLTVESRKWQGTIFTVTLPLGSSHLREEEKHTQQAEREELYENAKIYTSELEHLKREKNHDLLRELKERSVLIIEDNADLLHYLAEKLDEEYEVFIANTGESGITSAYEQVPDLIICDVVLPDLSGKKITEKLKSDIRTSHIPIILLTAQGSVEQQINGFESMADAYIVKPFNYEYLLATVRNLMKNRLLLKSHYTSDISSGNRQPISKSLDKKFVNDFSGLVEQNLSNENFSVEEISKALGVSRVQLYRKVKALLDCSVTDYIINRRLKKAKFLLINERYTIAEITYMVGFSSPNYFSTVFKSKYGMRPSEFKRNQFPTQ
- a CDS encoding arylsulfatase A-like enzyme (product_source=COG3119; cath_funfam=3.40.720.10; cog=COG3119; pfam=PF00884; superfamily=53649; transmembrane_helix_parts=Inside_1_11,TMhelix_12_31,Outside_32_471), with product MRRIRFQFNKMIKRSLIIIGFSLLYSGAIFAQRKAGQKPNIVFILADDLGYGDVGVYGQKQILTPNIDKLANEGTRFTDFYAGAPVCSPSRGSILTGLNTGHATIRGNATEQGGLAGKKGKNVVYRANLTKDDYTIGNLMQDAGYNTSLVGKWHVDGYDSLATPLQRGFDKFSGWLINIPSTYASTYWPDHRYINGKLVTVEPNTNAKKGYYETNICTDEALAYLKSQKDNKKPFFLMLNFNNPHSPLDVPDQAIYKNKNWPEDMKTYAAMVYYLDQSVGKIKDYLIKSGLSENTIVFFASDNGPRSEPTSQLKAVSEFFDSNGKLKGYKRDMYDGGIRIPFIAWAPFIKNAPKTSDVPGYFPDIMPTFGEIAGKTTGFRTDGASIYPVIKGDKVKTDRFLYWEFFELGFEQGVRYGRWKGVRRHHKLELYDIKTDIGETNDVAAAHPDIVKKIEDYLLTARTDSPYWTVK